A stretch of the Ananas comosus cultivar F153 linkage group 14, ASM154086v1, whole genome shotgun sequence genome encodes the following:
- the LOC109720544 gene encoding replication protein A 14 kDa subunit-like codes for MDTSTPAVFVNADVLKMYSGRRVRSVVQVMRSEGGTITGQSTDGHQLTIKGAQSVPLSHFIEVIGIADGNQSIRAEICTDFGENFDTQAYNGLCQLANGKYKNLFL; via the exons ATGGATACCTCAACCCCAGCGGTATTTGTTAATGCGGATGTTCTAAAGATGTACTCGGGGCGGAGGGTTAGGTCCGTGGTCCAAGTAATGAGAAGTGAAGGTGGAACCATCACAGGCCAATCCACTGATGGGCACCAGTTGACTATAAAGGGTGCTCAGTCTGTCCCTCTGTCCCACTTCATTGAGGTTATTGGTATTGCCGATGGCAATCAGTCCATCCGTGCTGAAATATGCACTGATTTCGGTGaaaattttg ATACGCAGGCATACAACGGACTCTGCCAACTTGCAAATGGTAAGTACAAGAACCTGTTTCTGTAG